In Xylanibacter ruminicola 23, a single genomic region encodes these proteins:
- a CDS encoding TonB-dependent receptor produces MRQLLIILLFLLTQTAGAQTTTPTIKQQMERLHETAGLNFVYDASLNVRQPYRGPELKGLSLSKALKTLFEGSGISYQKNNKYVMLFKEPVKETVKRFTLSGHVRDSIGETLINATVYDLTSRQGTTTNEYGYYSLTLSEGEHLLRISYIGYTEQTVKTALHKSHTIDFTLHENMRLGEVVITGDLNSPVLGTQMGKRSLSQTDIKTEFALFSSPDVVKTIQRISGVQEGVELASGLYVHGGNNDENLYLLDGSPLYQINHSMGLFSSFNADMVKNVDFYKSGFPARFGGRLSSVVDVRTNDGNMQEWHGAYRIGLLDGSVQFDGPLKKNKTSLNIGLRRSWLDLLSEPAFFLQRRISKEEKIGLNYNFHDLNAKLTHIMNDRSRLSLSLYSGCDALSTNYESNWNMPNGGTDIEKTKNRLRWGNLNAALNWNYQPSPKLMTNVTAVYTHNRANILRCDDYSYASSSTESTKKTHHENETRSTIDDIGYRAEADFRPSPRHHIRLGNNYTLHLFRPQTKNLLNYNAGQEENDTISKQSSNHHTSHELNLYAEDQITLNKHWSLNSGMNLSLFFTPGKTFLNADPRVAMKYQITPYLSAKASYTMMTQYVHKITNSFLEMPTDYWVPTTAKLQPMRSHQWAVGLYAQMGKKWTASIEGYYKTTNHLLQYASWTGLQPPAVSWETEVIDGKGKFYGIETDVNYHTQKIQFSAAYTLSWNKRKFEDFYQDWYYDKFDNRHKLNLTGRFKFNKKTEMYAAWTLHSGNKMTVPTQYVELALPDDDNRQREFIYERPNNATLPLYHRLDVGFNFYHTTKHGHQRIWNLSLYNAYCHINTMWTEAQVKDDGTIRIKSRGYIPIVPSFSYTIKF; encoded by the coding sequence ATGAGACAGTTACTAATCATACTGCTGTTCCTGCTGACGCAAACAGCAGGAGCACAAACAACCACTCCTACCATCAAGCAACAGATGGAGCGGTTGCATGAGACTGCTGGGTTAAACTTTGTGTACGACGCAAGCCTGAACGTGAGACAACCCTATCGCGGGCCAGAACTGAAAGGTCTCTCGCTATCCAAAGCACTCAAAACCCTTTTCGAAGGCTCTGGCATCAGCTACCAGAAGAACAACAAGTACGTGATGCTGTTCAAAGAGCCTGTTAAGGAAACCGTTAAGCGTTTCACCCTGAGCGGACACGTCAGAGACTCTATCGGCGAGACACTCATTAATGCTACCGTTTACGACCTGACCTCCCGCCAAGGTACCACCACCAATGAATATGGCTACTACTCGCTCACCCTGTCTGAGGGCGAGCACCTGTTACGCATCTCCTATATCGGATATACTGAGCAAACCGTAAAAACAGCGCTTCACAAGAGTCACACGATAGACTTTACGCTCCATGAGAACATGCGACTGGGCGAAGTGGTTATTACAGGCGACCTGAACAGCCCTGTACTTGGCACACAAATGGGCAAGCGATCGCTATCACAAACTGATATCAAAACAGAATTTGCCCTATTCTCTTCTCCAGATGTGGTGAAGACCATTCAGCGCATCAGCGGTGTGCAGGAAGGCGTAGAACTGGCATCAGGCCTCTATGTGCATGGTGGCAATAACGACGAGAACCTGTATCTGCTCGACGGCTCTCCACTCTACCAGATTAACCACTCGATGGGACTATTCTCATCATTCAATGCCGATATGGTGAAGAATGTAGATTTTTACAAGAGCGGTTTCCCTGCCCGATTCGGTGGACGACTCTCATCGGTGGTTGACGTGCGCACTAACGATGGCAACATGCAAGAATGGCATGGGGCGTATCGCATTGGTTTGTTAGACGGCAGTGTACAGTTTGACGGACCACTGAAAAAGAACAAGACCTCATTGAATATCGGCCTGCGCCGCTCATGGCTCGATCTGCTATCGGAGCCGGCATTCTTCCTACAAAGAAGGATCTCGAAAGAAGAGAAGATTGGTTTGAACTACAACTTTCACGACCTGAACGCCAAACTCACACACATCATGAACGACCGCTCACGCTTGAGTTTGAGTCTCTACTCAGGATGTGATGCCCTCAGCACCAACTACGAGTCGAACTGGAACATGCCGAATGGCGGAACCGACATTGAAAAGACAAAGAACCGCTTGAGATGGGGTAATCTGAACGCGGCACTGAACTGGAACTATCAGCCATCGCCCAAACTCATGACCAACGTAACTGCTGTATATACCCATAACAGAGCCAATATTCTTCGTTGCGACGATTATAGCTATGCCTCCAGCAGCACAGAATCCACAAAGAAGACCCATCATGAGAACGAGACCCGCTCTACCATCGATGATATCGGCTACAGGGCAGAGGCAGATTTCCGTCCCTCACCCCGTCACCATATCCGTCTGGGCAATAATTATACACTCCATCTGTTCCGTCCGCAGACCAAGAATCTGCTCAACTACAATGCTGGTCAGGAAGAGAATGATACGATTAGCAAGCAGAGCAGTAATCATCACACCTCTCATGAACTTAATCTCTATGCCGAGGATCAGATCACGCTGAACAAGCATTGGAGCCTGAACAGCGGTATGAACCTATCGCTCTTTTTTACGCCAGGCAAGACTTTCCTGAATGCGGATCCTCGTGTAGCCATGAAGTATCAGATAACACCTTACTTGTCGGCCAAGGCCAGCTACACCATGATGACCCAGTATGTGCATAAAATAACCAACTCGTTCTTAGAGATGCCGACCGACTACTGGGTGCCTACTACAGCCAAACTCCAGCCCATGCGCTCGCACCAATGGGCCGTAGGACTCTATGCTCAGATGGGCAAAAAGTGGACAGCCTCTATCGAGGGCTATTACAAGACCACCAACCACCTCCTGCAATACGCAAGTTGGACTGGATTACAGCCACCAGCCGTATCATGGGAGACTGAGGTGATCGACGGTAAAGGTAAGTTCTATGGCATCGAGACCGATGTGAACTACCATACCCAGAAAATTCAATTCAGTGCAGCTTATACCTTGTCATGGAACAAGCGTAAGTTCGAAGATTTTTATCAAGACTGGTACTACGACAAGTTCGACAATCGTCATAAGTTGAACCTGACAGGGCGCTTTAAATTCAACAAGAAGACAGAGATGTATGCAGCATGGACACTGCATAGTGGCAACAAGATGACAGTACCTACCCAATACGTAGAACTGGCACTGCCTGATGACGATAACAGGCAGCGTGAGTTTATCTACGAACGTCCCAATAACGCCACGCTACCCCTCTACCATCGTCTCGACGTAGGATTCAACTTTTACCACACTACCAAGCATGGTCACCAGCGTATATGGAATCTGTCGCTCTACAATGCCTATTGTCATATCAACACTATGTGGACAGAGGCCCAAGTGAAAGACGACGGCACCATCCGTATCAAATCAAGAGGTTATATCCCTATTGTACCATCATTCAGTTATACGATCAAATTCTAA
- a CDS encoding DUF4249 domain-containing protein — MKQNQYITYLVAMFIMLSFYACKDEFDMTKINEPQKLSVSCYPSTADTTWIWVSRTIPISQYSNAEQDMSISNAHIIYKVNGQQREVSKASSGLYYVCGTQNVGDKITIDVTADGFGTVKSKATVPNAIPINIDGLKKTTTYNHSSGAFVTYDQVTATFSDPQATTDYYAVRVRVINYKGNVYGYDNPVYNDNGEIEYYQTQWSLGNSRGTYANYLRYKEMYPEAEWHVEIRDSIYSYPAINTEDEPLLNPLSELEENFGFNNNFIKQFYIFSDATINGQTYTLHLNIPTNAGVSGYEFMTRYQVQLYHISPELYHYVKALNDVENNELAQGGFSILTPTPSNILNGVGIMGGYNTTETTWMTKLYE, encoded by the coding sequence ATGAAGCAGAATCAGTACATAACATATCTTGTAGCGATGTTCATCATGCTATCGTTCTACGCCTGTAAGGACGAGTTCGACATGACTAAGATAAATGAGCCTCAGAAACTGAGCGTAAGTTGTTATCCTTCTACCGCCGACACCACATGGATATGGGTTTCACGTACCATCCCTATCAGTCAGTATTCAAATGCCGAGCAAGACATGAGTATCAGCAATGCCCATATTATATATAAGGTGAACGGACAGCAGCGCGAAGTCAGCAAAGCATCATCTGGTCTTTACTATGTTTGCGGTACCCAGAATGTTGGCGATAAGATTACCATCGACGTGACGGCCGATGGTTTTGGAACCGTCAAATCAAAAGCCACAGTTCCCAATGCCATCCCTATCAACATCGACGGACTGAAGAAAACAACCACCTATAATCACAGTTCCGGGGCTTTTGTGACCTACGACCAGGTAACAGCTACCTTCAGCGACCCACAGGCCACAACAGACTACTATGCAGTCAGGGTCAGAGTCATTAACTATAAGGGCAACGTCTATGGTTATGACAACCCTGTTTATAATGATAATGGCGAGATTGAATATTACCAGACTCAGTGGTCGCTGGGAAATTCAAGAGGTACCTATGCTAACTATCTGCGCTACAAGGAGATGTATCCCGAAGCAGAATGGCACGTAGAGATACGCGACTCTATCTATAGCTACCCAGCCATCAATACCGAAGACGAGCCACTACTGAATCCGCTAAGCGAACTCGAAGAGAACTTTGGCTTTAACAACAACTTCATCAAACAGTTCTACATCTTCAGCGACGCAACCATCAACGGCCAGACATACACGCTGCATCTGAACATCCCTACCAACGCTGGCGTGTCGGGCTACGAATTTATGACACGCTATCAGGTGCAGCTATATCATATCTCGCCTGAACTATACCATTATGTGAAGGCACTTAACGATGTTGAGAATAACGAGCTGGCACAAGGTGGTTTTTCGATACTAACGCCCACACCCTCCAACATCCTAAATGGTGTTGGCATCATGGGCGGATACAATACAACAGAAACAACATGGATGACAAAGCTATATGAGTAA
- a CDS encoding FecR domain-containing protein: MKEIKDKSLEFVLHHYQTGKFDTQKALRKVSPAKVIPLWRKVAVAASFTLLLLAGAYAAYTTGFFSQTEDPINSEQPATTTTIVQTSKHFHFDNTPLPEVLKTLGDHYQVTLTADKTDKHLTADFDSDNLEQTIEMIEHVLEVKITVSKK; this comes from the coding sequence ATGAAAGAAATCAAAGACAAATCGCTCGAATTTGTGCTCCACCACTATCAGACAGGCAAATTCGACACCCAGAAAGCGCTGCGTAAAGTATCACCTGCAAAGGTTATCCCACTTTGGCGAAAAGTGGCTGTTGCCGCCTCGTTCACACTCCTGCTACTGGCTGGGGCATATGCCGCTTACACCACAGGATTTTTTTCACAAACCGAAGATCCTATCAATAGCGAGCAGCCAGCAACAACTACCACCATTGTACAGACATCAAAGCATTTCCACTTCGACAACACACCGCTGCCTGAGGTGCTGAAGACATTAGGTGATCATTATCAGGTGACCCTGACTGCCGACAAGACCGACAAGCACTTGACAGCCGACTTCGACTCTGACAATCTGGAACAAACAATCGAGATGATAGAACATGTTTTAGAGGTAAAAATTACCGTTTCTAAAAAATAA
- a CDS encoding gamma carbonic anhydrase family protein, translating into MALIKSYRGLAPKWGKDCYFSENATIVGDVTMGDECSVWFNAVVRGDVAPITIGNCTNIQDGSCVHVTHETGPTHIGNYVTIGHNVTVHACTIHDNALIGMGSTLLDGCEIGEGSIVAAGALVLQNTKIPAGEIWGGVPAKYIKPVRPGQTDNAKHYVAYSKFYLEEGETEPIKF; encoded by the coding sequence ATGGCATTGATTAAGAGTTATAGAGGTCTGGCACCCAAGTGGGGCAAGGACTGTTATTTTAGCGAGAACGCTACGATAGTAGGCGATGTAACAATGGGCGATGAGTGCTCGGTGTGGTTTAATGCAGTAGTACGCGGCGATGTGGCTCCTATCACCATCGGTAACTGTACCAACATTCAGGATGGCAGTTGTGTACACGTAACCCACGAAACAGGTCCTACACATATAGGTAACTACGTTACTATCGGGCATAACGTAACCGTTCATGCCTGCACCATTCATGATAACGCCTTGATTGGTATGGGTAGCACCCTGCTGGATGGTTGTGAGATAGGCGAAGGCTCGATCGTAGCTGCTGGTGCCCTGGTACTGCAGAACACCAAGATTCCTGCTGGCGAGATCTGGGGTGGCGTACCTGCCAAATATATCAAGCCCGTACGCCCAGGCCAGACAGACAATGCCAAACACTATGTGGCCTACTCCAAATTCTATCTGGAGGAGGGCGAAACAGAACCTATAAAATTCTAA
- a CDS encoding metallophosphoesterase yields MKTMWMILFLLLPFLAIGYLAWHIWVMLPVQAWLKGLVIAVGVLSFVMLFLNFRRAFDSLPLWTARWAYEIGTSSLFVLLYLVMIFLVLDLGRLVRLVPKSILYQNGYTALGILVLMVGVFVYGNLHYHHKERVALDLKSAKPLAKEYKIVMASDLHIGYHNPRKELARWVDMMNAENPDFILIAGDIIDGSMRPVQEEQMAQEFRRLKAPVYACLGNHEFYAGVPGAKQFYKDAGIHLLIDEAAVIDSSIVIIGRDDRTNMRRKPIKDLVKVQSSKLHVQSPYILVLDHQPYNLDRAEAAGVDFQLSGHTHRGQVWPISWITDRIYECSWGSHQRGNTQYYVSSGIGIWGGKFRIGTQSEYVVATLK; encoded by the coding sequence ATGAAAACTATGTGGATGATACTATTCCTGTTATTACCATTCTTGGCTATCGGCTATCTGGCTTGGCACATCTGGGTGATGCTGCCTGTGCAGGCTTGGCTCAAAGGGCTTGTTATCGCTGTTGGCGTACTGAGTTTTGTGATGCTGTTCCTGAATTTCCGTCGCGCCTTTGATAGCTTACCTTTATGGACGGCTCGTTGGGCTTACGAGATAGGTACATCCTCATTGTTTGTTTTGCTTTATCTGGTGATGATTTTCCTGGTACTCGATCTGGGCCGGTTGGTTCGTCTGGTACCCAAGTCAATTCTTTACCAAAACGGATATACTGCCCTTGGCATCTTGGTGCTGATGGTGGGCGTGTTTGTGTATGGTAATCTGCATTACCATCATAAGGAGCGTGTAGCGCTTGATTTAAAGTCGGCAAAGCCACTTGCGAAGGAATATAAGATAGTGATGGCGAGCGATCTCCATATTGGCTATCACAATCCGCGAAAGGAGCTGGCGCGCTGGGTGGATATGATGAATGCTGAGAATCCCGACTTTATCCTGATAGCAGGTGATATTATCGATGGTAGTATGCGCCCTGTGCAGGAGGAGCAGATGGCTCAGGAGTTTCGTCGCTTGAAAGCCCCCGTGTATGCCTGCTTAGGTAATCACGAGTTTTATGCTGGTGTGCCTGGTGCCAAACAGTTTTATAAGGATGCAGGTATCCACCTGTTGATTGACGAGGCTGCCGTTATAGATAGCAGCATTGTTATCATTGGTCGCGACGATCGTACCAACATGCGCCGCAAACCCATCAAGGATTTGGTTAAAGTTCAAAGTTCAAAGCTCCATGTTCAAAGTCCATACATCCTTGTGCTCGATCATCAGCCCTACAATCTTGATAGGGCTGAGGCGGCAGGTGTCGACTTTCAATTAAGTGGCCACACCCATCGTGGACAGGTATGGCCAATTTCTTGGATTACGGATCGTATCTACGAATGCTCTTGGGGTAGTCATCAGCGTGGCAACACCCAGTACTATGTCTCATCGGGCATAGGCATCTGGGGCGGAAAGTTCCGCATTGGTACCCAGAGCGAGTATGTTGTAGCTACGCTAAAATAA
- a CDS encoding 3-deoxy-D-manno-octulosonic acid transferase, translated as MYNLVIYLYLLGVAIYSRFNEKVRKMWRGEREAFKILREKVDPNAKYVWFHAASLGEFEQGRPLMEQLRKDHPEYKILLTFFSPSGYEVRKNYEGADIITYLPLDTITNARRFLRTVRPVMAFFIKYEFWYNYLHILKHRGVPVYSVSSIFRPEQVFFKWYGRQYGRVLNCFTHFFVQNEISKELLAKIGITDTTVVGDTRFDRVLQIKEAAKQLPIVESFVKDAPQVFVAGSSWPPDEEIFIKYFNEHKNWKLIIAPHVIGEDHLKQIEKLLEGRKVIRYTEAEKMVNGQLSMVNDYEVLIINCFGLLSSIYHYGNVAYVGGGFGVGIHNLLEAAVWDVPVFFGPNNQKFQEAQGLKTSGGFEISSYEDFAAQMDRFAADAAYLQEQGQKAGHFVKGQSGATQKVLSSVAL; from the coding sequence ATTTACAACCTTGTAATATATCTGTATCTTCTTGGAGTGGCTATTTATAGCCGCTTCAATGAGAAGGTACGTAAAATGTGGCGTGGTGAGCGCGAGGCATTCAAGATTCTACGCGAAAAGGTAGATCCGAATGCCAAGTACGTGTGGTTCCATGCTGCCTCGCTGGGTGAGTTTGAGCAGGGACGCCCCTTGATGGAGCAGCTGCGCAAGGATCATCCTGAATACAAGATTCTGCTCACATTCTTCTCGCCCTCAGGTTATGAGGTGCGTAAGAACTACGAGGGTGCTGATATCATCACCTATCTGCCACTCGACACCATCACCAACGCACGTCGTTTCCTGCGTACCGTACGTCCTGTGATGGCTTTCTTCATCAAGTACGAGTTCTGGTACAACTACCTGCATATTCTGAAGCATCGTGGTGTGCCTGTTTATAGCGTGTCGAGTATCTTCCGTCCTGAGCAGGTGTTCTTTAAGTGGTACGGTCGTCAGTACGGTCGTGTGCTTAATTGCTTCACTCATTTCTTTGTGCAGAACGAGATCAGCAAGGAACTCTTGGCCAAGATTGGTATCACCGATACTACCGTGGTGGGCGATACCCGCTTCGACCGTGTGCTGCAGATTAAAGAGGCTGCCAAGCAACTGCCTATCGTTGAGTCGTTTGTGAAAGATGCTCCTCAGGTATTCGTGGCAGGTTCGTCGTGGCCTCCCGATGAGGAGATCTTTATCAAATACTTTAATGAGCATAAGAACTGGAAACTGATTATCGCTCCTCATGTGATTGGCGAGGATCATCTCAAGCAGATTGAGAAACTGCTCGAGGGCCGCAAGGTAATCCGTTACACCGAGGCAGAGAAAATGGTCAATGGTCAATTGTCAATGGTCAATGACTACGAAGTTCTTATCATCAACTGCTTCGGCTTGCTGTCGAGCATCTATCACTATGGCAATGTGGCTTATGTCGGTGGCGGTTTTGGTGTTGGTATCCACAACCTGTTGGAGGCTGCTGTTTGGGATGTGCCCGTATTCTTCGGACCTAACAATCAGAAGTTCCAGGAGGCTCAGGGACTGAAGACCAGCGGTGGCTTTGAGATTAGCAGCTACGAGGACTTTGCTGCACAGATGGATCGCTTTGCTGCCGATGCTGCCTATCTGCAGGAGCAGGGCCAAAAGGCTGGTCATTTTGTAAAGGGCCAGTCGGGTGCCACGCAGAAGGTGCTCTCGTCTGTCGCTCTGTAA
- the gltX gene encoding glutamate--tRNA ligase — protein MSERRVRVRFAPSPTGALHIGGVRTALYNYLFAKQHGGDLVFRIEDTDSNRFVPGAEEYIIESFKWLGIKFDEGVSFGGDKGPYRQSERRDIYKKYVQQLLDADKAYIAFDTPEELEAKRAEIQNFQYDCHTRGQMRNSLTMPKDEVEKLIAEGKQYVVRFKVEAGQEILVNDLIRGEVRVKSDICDDKVLYKSADELPTYHLANIVDDHLMEISHVIRGEEWLPSAPLHVMLYRAFGWEDTMPQFAHLPLLLKPDGKGKLSKRDGDRLGFPVFPLLWKDPKSGETSRGYREDGYFPEAVINFLALLGWNPGTEQEIFSLDELVPLFDISKCSKAGAKFAFEKAVWFNHEYILKKSNEEIAALFEPIVKEHCPNETSERILKVTEMMKDRVSFVHEMWPLCSFFFEAPTAYDEKTAKKRWKEDSAQVMTELIGVLEGIDDFSLENQEQIVHAWVEQKEYKLGNVMNAWRLTLVGEGKGPGMFDISAFLGKEETIARMKRAIEVLG, from the coding sequence ATGTCAGAAAGAAGAGTAAGAGTACGTTTTGCACCCAGTCCAACGGGTGCTTTGCACATTGGTGGTGTGCGCACAGCATTGTATAACTACCTGTTTGCCAAGCAGCATGGTGGCGATCTGGTTTTCCGTATCGAGGATACCGATAGTAACCGTTTCGTACCTGGTGCCGAGGAGTATATCATTGAGTCGTTCAAGTGGCTCGGTATCAAGTTTGATGAAGGTGTTAGCTTTGGTGGCGACAAGGGTCCTTATCGCCAGAGCGAACGTCGTGATATTTACAAGAAATATGTTCAGCAGTTGCTGGATGCCGATAAGGCTTATATTGCTTTCGATACGCCAGAGGAGTTGGAGGCTAAGCGTGCTGAGATTCAGAACTTCCAGTACGATTGTCATACCCGCGGTCAGATGCGTAACTCGCTGACCATGCCTAAGGATGAGGTTGAGAAGCTGATTGCCGAGGGTAAACAGTATGTGGTTCGCTTCAAGGTTGAGGCTGGTCAGGAGATCCTGGTTAACGACCTGATTCGTGGCGAGGTACGTGTTAAGAGCGATATCTGTGATGATAAGGTGCTTTATAAGAGTGCTGACGAGTTGCCTACTTATCACCTGGCTAACATCGTTGACGACCATCTGATGGAAATCTCGCATGTTATCCGTGGTGAGGAGTGGTTGCCATCTGCTCCATTGCACGTCATGTTGTATCGTGCTTTCGGTTGGGAGGACACCATGCCTCAGTTTGCTCACCTGCCATTGCTGCTCAAGCCCGATGGTAAGGGTAAACTGTCGAAGCGTGACGGCGACCGTCTGGGATTCCCTGTATTCCCACTGCTGTGGAAGGATCCTAAGAGTGGTGAGACTTCTCGCGGTTATCGTGAGGATGGTTACTTCCCCGAGGCTGTTATCAACTTCCTGGCTCTGCTGGGATGGAATCCCGGAACCGAGCAGGAAATCTTCTCACTCGATGAGCTGGTTCCTCTGTTCGATATCTCTAAGTGTTCTAAGGCTGGTGCCAAGTTCGCCTTCGAGAAGGCTGTTTGGTTCAACCACGAGTATATTCTGAAGAAGAGCAACGAGGAGATTGCTGCTCTCTTCGAGCCTATCGTTAAGGAGCACTGTCCTAACGAGACCTCAGAGCGCATCCTCAAGGTTACCGAGATGATGAAGGATCGTGTATCGTTTGTTCACGAGATGTGGCCACTTTGCTCGTTCTTCTTCGAGGCTCCTACAGCCTACGATGAGAAGACTGCTAAGAAGCGCTGGAAGGAAGATAGTGCTCAGGTGATGACCGAACTGATTGGTGTGCTTGAGGGTATCGACGACTTCTCGCTCGAGAACCAGGAGCAGATTGTACATGCTTGGGTTGAGCAGAAGGAGTATAAGCTGGGTAATGTAATGAACGCATGGCGACTCACTCTCGTTGGCGAGGGTAAGGGTCCTGGCATGTTCGATATCTCTGCCTTCCTGGGTAAGGAGGAGACCATCGCCAGAATGAAACGTGCGATTGAAGTACTGGGCTAA
- a CDS encoding HD family phosphohydrolase: MSSFNIKNDLTWRDFLIRLGLIIITVAIIVWMMPRSSQHNFKIEKGRPWIYTDLKAPFDFPIYKSDEAVRAERDSIMKQYEPYYIMNSEIVGKQVRQFSKDYSNGIPGLHNDYISIISNRLHRLYEQGIMSNSEYAKISKDTSRFVRIVSGKNATSSQISHVYSVVSAYEQLFQDQTLAKHREVLQKCNLNDYITPNLTYDKERSEASLNDLQNSIPLASGLVQRGEKIIDRGDIVDGKTYNKLLSFQKEMERQNVDQEKIRLNIMGQLLYTAILITCFTIFLTLFRKDYFEKVRSTTMLYALIVLFTIIASAMVEHSVLHVYIVPFAMVPIFIRVFMDSRTAFMAHSTMVLTCACFLQYPLEFVAVELVAGLVAIFSLRELSSRSQLFWTAVSVTLAGILTNLALDWIRINDISKISYSEYNYLIINGVLLFCSYPLLYVIEKAFGFTSNITLIELSDMNKAVLRKMSEVAPGTFQHSIQVGNLAAEIANKIGAKSQLVRTGALYHDIGKIVNPIYFTENQSGVNPHEKMNPIDSAQMIISHVTEGTKLADKYNLPDVIKEFITTHHGQGKTKYFYVQYKNAHPNDDVDDLLFTYPGPNPFTKEQAILMMADTVEAASRSLPDYTEKSIRELVNRLIDAQVAEGYFKECPITFRDIAYAKTVLIEKLKTIYHTRLSYPELKK; encoded by the coding sequence ATGAGTAGTTTTAACATTAAAAACGACCTAACTTGGCGTGATTTTCTCATTCGTTTGGGTCTGATCATCATAACTGTTGCCATCATCGTATGGATGATGCCACGCAGCAGTCAACACAATTTCAAGATCGAAAAAGGCCGACCTTGGATATATACCGACCTGAAAGCGCCATTCGACTTCCCCATCTACAAGAGTGACGAAGCCGTGAGGGCCGAGCGCGACAGCATCATGAAGCAATATGAGCCGTATTACATCATGAACAGCGAGATTGTGGGCAAACAGGTACGCCAGTTCTCGAAAGACTACTCAAACGGCATCCCCGGACTGCATAACGATTACATCAGCATTATCTCAAACCGTCTGCACCGTCTGTATGAGCAGGGTATCATGAGCAATTCCGAGTATGCCAAAATCAGTAAGGACACCTCTCGATTTGTACGTATCGTCAGCGGTAAGAACGCCACCAGCTCACAAATCAGCCATGTGTACTCGGTGGTATCAGCCTACGAACAACTATTTCAGGATCAGACACTTGCCAAGCATCGCGAGGTGCTGCAGAAATGCAACCTGAATGATTATATCACTCCCAACCTCACCTACGACAAGGAACGTAGTGAGGCCAGCTTGAACGACCTGCAGAACAGTATTCCACTGGCCAGCGGACTGGTACAGCGAGGTGAGAAGATTATCGACCGTGGTGATATCGTTGACGGCAAGACCTACAATAAGCTGCTATCGTTCCAGAAGGAGATGGAGCGCCAGAATGTGGACCAGGAGAAGATTCGCCTGAACATCATGGGCCAGTTGCTGTACACAGCCATCCTGATTACTTGCTTTACCATCTTCCTTACCCTGTTCAGAAAAGATTACTTTGAGAAAGTACGATCTACCACCATGTTGTATGCACTCATCGTGCTGTTTACAATTATTGCCTCGGCGATGGTAGAGCATAGCGTACTGCATGTATATATCGTACCATTTGCAATGGTGCCCATCTTTATCCGAGTGTTCATGGATTCGCGAACAGCCTTTATGGCCCATTCTACAATGGTTCTTACCTGCGCCTGCTTCCTGCAGTATCCGCTGGAGTTTGTAGCCGTTGAACTGGTAGCCGGATTGGTAGCTATCTTCTCGCTGCGCGAACTGTCAAGTCGTTCACAGCTGTTCTGGACAGCCGTATCGGTAACCTTGGCAGGAATTCTTACAAACCTGGCACTCGACTGGATTCGCATCAACGACATATCGAAAATCAGTTATAGCGAATACAACTACCTGATTATCAACGGCGTACTACTATTCTGCTCATATCCCTTACTCTATGTTATCGAGAAAGCATTCGGTTTTACATCCAACATTACGCTGATTGAGCTATCGGATATGAACAAGGCTGTACTGCGCAAGATGAGCGAGGTGGCCCCAGGCACCTTCCAGCACTCTATCCAGGTGGGTAATCTGGCTGCCGAGATTGCTAACAAGATTGGTGCCAAGAGTCAGTTGGTACGTACCGGTGCACTGTACCACGATATCGGTAAGATTGTTAATCCTATCTATTTTACCGAAAACCAGTCGGGTGTGAATCCACACGAGAAGATGAATCCGATAGACAGCGCCCAGATGATTATCAGTCATGTTACCGAGGGAACCAAACTGGCCGACAAGTACAACCTGCCCGATGTGATCAAGGAATTTATTACCACCCACCACGGACAGGGAAAAACCAAGTACTTCTACGTACAATATAAGAATGCTCACCCCAACGACGATGTCGACGACCTGCTGTTTACCTACCCAGGTCCTAATCCGTTTACTAAGGAGCAGGCCATCCTGATGATGGCCGACACCGTAGAAGCCGCCTCGCGCTCGCTGCCCGACTACACAGAAAAGTCGATTCGCGAACTGGTTAACAGACTGATTGATGCTCAGGTGGCCGAGGGTTACTTTAAGGAGTGCCCCATCACCTTCCGTGATATTGCCTATGCCAAAACCGTGCTGATAGAGAAGCTGAAGACCATCTATCACACCCGTTTGAGCTATCCTGAGCTGAAAAAGTAA